In Rhodothermales bacterium, the genomic window TAGGGCCAACGCGAGAACCCAGCCCTCGGGGTCCAGTATGAGCGGCGGCCCAACAAACCACCCCGCGCGCGTGACGCGATTTCTCCCCTGCATTCTGGCGTTTTTCCTGGTTCTGCCCGCTTCGGGGCAGCCCGTGGACGCGACCGTGTTCTCGCTGACCACGCTCGACGCGTCGGCTCGGGGAGCCGGGTTCGCGGGGTCGTCCTCGGCATTGCCGAGCCAGGGCGTCTTGAGCTTCCTGGAGAATCCCGCACACTTGCGGGCGGAGGCCCACGGGCAGTTGGGCCTGTCCCTGCTCAATCACGTGTCTGCGCTGCAAACGGGCACCGTCGCCTACAGCCGACATCTGGAAGGCATCGGTTCAGTGGGGGCCGGGCTCCGCTTCCTGGGCTGGGGGGAGATCGACCGCGCCGACGCTCTCGGCGAGAAGCAGGGCACGTTTTCCGCGGGAGAGTTTGCTCTTTCGGCCGGCCTGTCGCGCGTACTCAATCCCACGACCCGGTATGGTGCCAACGTGCATTGGCTGAGGAGCAGCATCGACGGTCAGGCCGCGAACGCCCTGGCCCTGGACGCCGGAATCTTCCGATACAACCCGGATTCGAGGCTGGGCCTCAGTGCCAGCATACACAGCCTCGGCGCGGTGATTTCGTCCATTGGAGAAGAATCGAACCGCCTGCCGGTTGACCTGCGCCTGGGCATCAGTAAACGACTCCTCCACCTGCCGTTCTTGTTCTCGGTGACTGCCTGGGACCTGACCGATTTCTCTGGCACCGACGACGACGACACCGTGCTCGACAATCTCCTGTACCACCTGAAACTGGGAGGCGCCTTCCAGTTCAGCGAGCACTTCGAGATTCGGTTCGGTTACGATCACCGCCGCCACAACGCGCTCAAGGTGAAGAGTCGACTGGACCTCGCCGGCGTGTCCTTCGGCACCGGTATTGTTGTGAAGTGGGTGGCCGTGGACTACGGCTACAACTCATGGTCCAGCTTCGGAGGCATGCACCGTTTTGCGGTGACAACCAGGCTTTAGGCAGGTTTCTCGGCTGACCCCGTGAGCAACCCCT contains:
- a CDS encoding PorV/PorQ family protein: MTRFLPCILAFFLVLPASGQPVDATVFSLTTLDASARGAGFAGSSSALPSQGVLSFLENPAHLRAEAHGQLGLSLLNHVSALQTGTVAYSRHLEGIGSVGAGLRFLGWGEIDRADALGEKQGTFSAGEFALSAGLSRVLNPTTRYGANVHWLRSSIDGQAANALALDAGIFRYNPDSRLGLSASIHSLGAVISSIGEESNRLPVDLRLGISKRLLHLPFLFSVTAWDLTDFSGTDDDDTVLDNLLYHLKLGGAFQFSEHFEIRFGYDHRRHNALKVKSRLDLAGVSFGTGIVVKWVAVDYGYNSWSSFGGMHRFAVTTRL